TCgcctagtcaaaattttgacttttggCAAAATGCCAGCTTCCATTGGTCAGATCATCTTCAAATTTCcagagaatattctcaaatgcaTAAGCATGTATCTATTCAACAAAacatagattttttttaaatcattttaaatcaTTGTGGATATAACAACTTGATGAGATATTTTTCattgtagaaaaatattttaagtatttgatTCCTGGTTCTATGTATTCCACTAACCTCAAAATAGAGTATTTTGCAGCGATTGTCATCAATTTATCTATTGTGGTCAAACCTTTTTCAATCTCATGTTAATTCGTCTCTTCAAGATATCCTACCACcacaaaattcaacaatttttcgACAAATCATCAAAATAAGGTAAAATCAGGTTGATCGACACGTTCCTATTGCTATAAGTCGAACCCAGGCATAATTAGTTaaaatcagttaaaatttttaaacattataacataaattaatttacacCCTCCTCACATGTTTAGTTGTCGTGAGattcaaatgaaatatgaagtcaatttcaaacatatattatcaattttaattGCTATTAGGGCATCCAGCCTGCTTAAGCGGACCCCTTCCTAGCTACGCCTTTTTGTATGCATGaccacatgtatgtatgtatgtatgtgtgccgaTTAAACATCATCTAGTCAACACGGTCTCATatttgttgtttatgaatgAATCAGACTGGAAATATGCACCGACATTGTCGCAGCAATTCTCTCTTTCGTACATTGCGTTCTTCCGTTAGTTAGTTTTGTTTagctattttcaataatttagtCAGCTTGATTGGTTGGACGAGAATGtgtcatttaatttatttattcatttcggCCGCATTTCTTCACTCTATCCGCCCATCGGTCTGGTCTAGTGATGTCAATTGTTCACATGTACATAGTATGTGCacttgtataaataatttgaacaataataaaaaagcgataaaaagaaaaaatgtaaacaaatatttctcaaatattaaatttgccacaaagtttgccatgaagtttgtaacacgcagaaggaaacgtcgatgagatacatacatattgatataAATGATTAGAGTGACgagctttatatattataatattattagccgaacccaaaattattatttctttttataccctgaacaaaaaaaaatttttttacgaggtatcttcacgaaattaggcacaagttattgcttaaggcaacaaattattctccacagaaattggtcagatcagatcactatatcatatagctgccatacaaattgaacgttcggaatcaagttcttgtaaggggcctttgtatttgtgaagagtattatagcttcggcgcaaccgaagttaacgttttttcttgttttcaatttacataaataccaaCATTATTTGCAGAAATAAGAATATTATAGTATTTTAGGGTAAAAATATTACTGACTATTCAAACTATCCTCGTAAGATAAAGTATAGAATAAATTATCATTTGCAACACTCATGGTTCAACAGGTACTCACGTGTTTCATGGCTGTATGttgacatacctacatatatgttttcctataaaactttattatgcttacataagtatgtatatatttacatacttacatgtgtaTATGATGGAGGAGTGTAAATGTTTCCGCTTTCAATTCAACCGACAGATATGGTACACTTGCCATCACACTTTTGACTTAGATAActaaatgtttaaatttcatatacacacatactgtCATGTCATGCGTATACCAGATATGGgtattaaataaagttttattgaaTCTATACGATATTGCCTAAATGTCTTGGGTCTGACAATTTGGCCTAATTTCGATCACGACGTCCAAACGATTAACGTAGCTTCGTTCTATAATACCCGTTGTTTAACCTATTGAAAATCAATTGTGTTTTAGATGGTAGTTTTTTGGGTCCCATTGCAACGGTGTGTGTAttagtacaagtatatcttaGAGAACCCTAACAGTTTTAAATTTAGCTAATTTGTATACCCATTCTATTGAGATAACAGATAGTAGGCCCTCTACAGTTTGGTATGAGTTAGCAGAACCAAAAACTGTCAAATCACATGTCTGGTAgtctgatataaaaaatatagtttacaGGAATTTTATCGAGCTGGAAGGCTCGTTTTCACAGTTCACAGATATGCAGTATTGACAGATATGTATTTTCATTCAaagatattaattaatatagCCTTTGGACTTGAAGCCACACAAGAAAAGGTTTGTAAATAGACGATATTGCCAGTCGATATTTCAATAACTTCGTGTATAATTGGAATTCGAAGAGAATCTTTTCCttattatgtttgtatgtcaaaAGTGGATTGAAACAGGTCAATACTTCTctcagcccccatatacctaatataataattttcgaacttccggttgactttataccgcatttatcggccaatatgtgagttatcttaatcaAATTGAGTGGGCATATTTTCCTAATAACGGTGTACTGTGTGCCTAAAATTGATTAAATCGGGTGAAATTTTGCCCAGCGCCCATGCAACTAATATCtggatttttaaacttccggttgtttTTATTCCTTCTATATTGGTTATGGTATGCGAGGTACttaaatgaaactcagagagtatTTTTTCCGTTagcaatatgtagtaatgccaaaaatagatactGCTCCGTAGATaggatatgtacataaaatgatttttattacttttacaaACCATATGaagaatatatcggtcagtgtgtgagttattgaaaaatgttctcgagtataccttaaCAATGTCAAAGGTAATGCAACACTCTGCCTCCCCTGTATAGTGATGTGCAACTTTCCAACTTACCATAAAAAGTTAAtgttgttataaaattatattaatgatttagcaCTGAAACTTTGGTATAAAcctcatatctctaatataatgaattcccatTCTCTGGTTGTCGTTTTCCACATCACCTCAATAAATTAAATCGGGTTGAGTTTatcatatatcttatatataacaTTTGTCTAGAGTCTattacctataatataacttaataaaattccaaatttgATTATCATCCAGTcaggatttcgtcgaataatgaatgttgaacttGTTCTTTCGCAACACTTTTCATTCTCCATTTCGCCGGCTTTGACCCTTGCAACTCGCAAGACTATAAAATGTTAcacggttacacccgaacttaatataaacttaaatatttaaagtttattgaAAAGTTTTGCATACTTGCAGGCGGCTTTGTTCAATCAATAAGCGCTTTTATACTTAGTTCCTTTGAATAAATCAAATTGACAAATTACCTTGCgcacaataaattataaaaaaataaatattacggGAAAATTATTCTTTGCTCTTTGATaagctatataaatatataattgtatacttTTTGACGGAATCTTGAGAATGTTAATAGCTGCAATCTAATCTTtgccaataataataaatcgatCAGCCGTCTGTTATCACTTCCCGATACCAAGTGGAACAACTGGCAATTCGGCTGTTACATAGTTCACAAACACAGATTGGTTGTTGTAGCACAttcatgtatttttatttgatatttccaTGTCTACATGTATGCTTCTACATATAACATTCGTATATACTTCtagaataataataactaaatgGGAACAAGAAATGCTTGGCATATAAAAACAGCTAAATATATTcactaaatatacacacatatgtatatgtgttttcgGCATCAACTGGAGTAATTTGTGCGCTATTCGATGGAATTTCCGTTCGGCACCATGACCTTGATCATGCCCGGCAATATTTCACCTTGCAGCGGTCCATAGTCCACACGTTCGCCATCCACCACCATAATTCCCTCTCTATCGGGACTCGGTTCGATGCGAAAAGCGCGTACCGGCACCACTTCAATATACTTATTCGGCTCCTTCGGCAGGTGTGTGCCTGAACTCATGGCGAGTAGAAATTGCGCCAACTGCGAACGTCCGACACCGCTACGTATTATAACGAGATAGATGATGCCATCGTTGAGACGTGAATCAGGCGCAAAGAAGCAATCTGTGGACAGATGGGTGGTATAGGCTGCATGAACCATAACGTATTCGCCTTCCTCGGTGTGCCAAATATCTGTAGGCACTGGCAAATCCAATGACGGTATTGTGGATGGTGGACGACGACTTTCGTATTCCACATTGATCGATTCGAGGCGACTGAGTACGCTTCGACGTGTGCGTAAGCTTTGGTCGTTAAGCGAGAAGTAAGCTGTGCGTTTCGAGACAGCCGAATGCCAGCTATCAACGTTGGAATGGAAGCTCGTACGATCCAGCGATATGGCATCACCAAAGTCATCGTCTTGGTTGGTGTTAGTAGTCGTTGGGTGGAAATCATTAGTGCCCACCGGGGGATTTGGTATATCATAGAATTCCTGTACTTCTGGTGGCAAACGACGTTCTTCATTGGACACCGTAGAAACGCGAGTACCAAAAGTCTTACGGCCATCCTTACGTTCAGAACGTATATATGACAATCGGCCTTTATAGGTGCGCAAGCTAATCAGCCGTCGTATAGACCAAAAAGTAAAACGTGATGCACCGATTGAACGTAAACGTTCACTCTCGATATCAACATCAGCGATTAGACCCCAACCGACAGATAAAAATGAGTACAGCTCGCAAGCCTTACCCTCTGTGCCAGTATCGATGCGCACCAGATCCATCGGCGCCAACTTGCCAGCAATGCATGTCAATGTAGCATACAATATGGGCTTCGGTTCATATGGCTCCTTATATAGATACGCAATACTGCGCGCTAAACCATTACCCGAACCGCAGGGTACAATGCCAAGCGGCAATTGTCGTGTAATTGCGCGCCAATCCTCACGTTCCATTATGCCGTTCAACACTTCGAAGAAGAGTCCATCACCCGATCCGACCACAATGCCACTATAACTGCTCAAGAGATCGTTGTGTTTGCGCACATACTCACGGGCGAAATTATGATGTGCAGTTACATGCAATTCATACGGCACATCTGCTTCCTTCAGCACAGGCGCCATTTGTTTATGGAACATTTCACGTCCCTTACCTGAACCGGATTTGGGATTTAGAAAAATCAGCAATTGTTTCTCGACCGTTTCATTCTTAAGAGAAGCTTTATTAATGCGTATCGCATGATGCCAACGTTCGGCCACCTTCAAGTTCTCCTCGTACGTATCGAAGGAACGGAAACGTATTATGCGCACGGTGCGCTCACGCCGCATCGAACTCTTCTCGTTCTTTATGTAcgcgtatatatgtaaataagcgCTAATGTCCTTTTGTGTTGCCTGATCTACTTCGGATTCTTCATCTATGCGGCGACAAGAGGATAAAGCGCCGCGATTAGTCTTCTTCAAACACGGCCCACAACTACTGCCTATAATATCCTCCATACGTATACGTTGCTCGTTGATTTCATCTATTCCACCGGTTTCCCTGCGCAAATATATACCTTCGGCATTTAGTTTTACCTCGACCGTTATGGGCGCTTTCTGGTTGTTGTTGATGTAAAAATGTTCGCTTAGCTCGATAACACCAGTGGGCGAGATTTTCGCTACGCTGGACGTGGGTGTCAACGGACTGCTTACAGTACTGGCAGCCGTATCGTCGTACACGAAATTCGTGTCAGCCAAATCGAGTGACATATTCCGGCAAGGATTCATAATGGTACAAAAGGATTTGCACGGATCttttaacaattttcttttGCGCATGTAGCGTAGTTGCTAGCTAAATGGGTTGTATAGTTCGTTTAGTTTGCTTTATTGGATGATTCTTCTGCGCTTCTTGAATTTACTTCAATCAATGCTTAAgtaattcatttaattattcaCAATATTTAACAGTCTTTTTGCGTGCTCTTTTCGAGTTTGCGCTACACTCTCTTTGCACTTTGTTCGCTGCTTTGTTACCTGCGAGGTTGGCACACAGCACAACACCGTAATCCACCGATTTACATTACGTACTAACACCTGTGCTGAAAGTTCACAATTTGctgatagaaatattttttatcagtttgttttcttttatttttgtttttttgtttgttaatttttactaCCGCCTAGTTACGATTCTTGATATTTTTTCTCCAAATCTAATCAAATGAAACGGAACCGTTATATATGTGCCGTATGTATTCTTTATCTAACGCCAGCTTGGCACACCGTAGTCTGATAAGATTTGCCTCGTTGGCCGTCTTTTGTTGTTTGACCACCAAAACGCCAACATGCTCTTCTCAAATTTAGAGCGTCGCGTTACCGCTATTTTCTGCTGTTATACATACAATTGTATGTTGGTTGTGACACTCTTCGTTGCGCTCTATGCGCTGCCAATAATAGTTAATCTTTAATTTACTATTTACCACTGTCTTCTGCACCATTATTTTCGTCTACCTTTCAACTTTTACTCTTTCACTTTGTGCTCGTTTGTATTTATCATTTATACATCCCCAGTGATTTCCGTATAATACCCGTTTATCTGTGAACCAGTCAACCTGCCAGCCAGCTTACCTTCGTCTGTTGAAGCGTTGCTGATCTTATACGGCAGTAAACATATGCGGACCCTCGGAGCGTAGCTTTTTCCAATGTGTGATTTGTTCAATGTTTCACGCTAATATAAAGCTCgtagttttttgttgttaactTTTTGTTTATCGCAACGCAATTTtattgtgctgttgttgttcacTCATAACTTGAGAGCGCAAGCGTTATTGTGTTGTACACTCCGTTTCAAATGATTAGAAACAGCAGTAGAAACGGTATACGACTCCGCAAAGCTCTTTGGAATTCCTAGATCATAGACAGTCAGT
The sequence above is drawn from the Bactrocera oleae isolate idBacOlea1 chromosome 5, idBacOlea1, whole genome shotgun sequence genome and encodes:
- the Sk1 gene encoding sphingosine kinase 1, which translates into the protein MRKRKLLKDPCKSFCTIMNPCRNMSLDLADTNFVYDDTAASTVSSPLTPTSSVAKISPTGVIELSEHFYINNNQKAPITVEVKLNAEGIYLRRETGGIDEINEQRIRMEDIIGSSCGPCLKKTNRGALSSCRRIDEESEVDQATQKDISAYLHIYAYIKNEKSSMRRERTVRIIRFRSFDTYEENLKVAERWHHAIRINKASLKNETVEKQLLIFLNPKSGSGKGREMFHKQMAPVLKEADVPYELHVTAHHNFAREYVRKHNDLLSSYSGIVVGSGDGLFFEVLNGIMEREDWRAITRQLPLGIVPCGSGNGLARSIAYLYKEPYEPKPILYATLTCIAGKLAPMDLVRIDTGTEGKACELYSFLSVGWGLIADVDIESERLRSIGASRFTFWSIRRLISLRTYKGRLSYIRSERKDGRKTFGTRVSTVSNEERRLPPEVQEFYDIPNPPVGTNDFHPTTTNTNQDDDFGDAISLDRTSFHSNVDSWHSAVSKRTAYFSLNDQSLRTRRSVLSRLESINVEYESRRPPSTIPSLDLPVPTDIWHTEEGEYVMVHAAYTTHLSTDCFFAPDSRLNDGIIYLVIIRSGVGRSQLAQFLLAMSSGTHLPKEPNKYIEVVPVRAFRIEPSPDREGIMVVDGERVDYGPLQGEILPGMIKVMVPNGNSIE